GCCGCGGTCAGCAAGGTTCTCTACGAGCTGGGCATCCCCAAGTTCATCGATTCGCGCAGGAAATACCTGAAGCTCAGCTACAACCTCACCGAAGTGATGAAGCTGCTCGTCTATGAGCGCATCCTGCACCCGGACTCCAAGCGGGCAACCTGGTTCGGCAAGGGGCGGTACTTCGACAAGATGGATTTCGACCTGAATGCAGTCTACCGTTCGCTGAGCATATTCAACTCGTACAGGGACGACCTGATGGTGCATCTGCACAAGGTCATGGTGGAACGCTTCGGGCGGGACACCACCCTCCTGTTCTATGACGTGACCAACTACTATTTCGAGATCGAGGATGAGGACGGGTTCCGCATGAAGGGGGTCTCCAAGGAGAACCGACCCCTTCCCATCGTGCAGATGGGGCTCTTCATGGATGAAAAGGGGCTGCCTGTCGCCTACGAGCTCTTTCCAGGCAACACCAACGACAGCAAGACATTCCCGCCGATGAGCCAGAAGGTGCGTGAGAAGCTGCATTTGGTGCATCTGGTCTTTGTGGCCGACAAGGGCATGATGAGCGGCACCAACGTTGCCGAGATCATCACCAACCACAACGGCTATGTGTTCAGCAAGTCGGTGAGGAAGGCAAAGCAGACCACCAGGGACTACATCAGGGCCCAGGATGGGTATGTCCGTTATGACGGCAACGGCAACGAGATCGAGGCAACAGACCTCACCACCGAGGTTTCCTTCATGTACAAGATATCCAACGGGGTAACCGACCTGAATGTCGATGATGTGGACGGCGAGAAGCGGAAGGCGAAGGGCATCGGCCAGTATGAGATCATATTCTGGAGCCGCAAGTATGCGAAGCGGGCCAAGCTGGAGCGGGCCAATGCTGTGGAGCGCGCCATGGCGGCCTCCCACACCAAATCAAAGGACGTCGTCGACAACAACCATGGCAAGAACAAGTACCTGAAGACCGTCATCAAGGATCCCAAGACGGGCAAGGCGATGGACAAGTATGATGCCCAGGTGCAGTTTGACTTTGCCAAGCTCGATGAGGACGAGAGCCTGGACGGCTACTATATACTGGAGACGAATGTGGTCGGCTGGAGGCCCCTTCATGATGCGAAGGGTAAGGGGACCGGGGAGTTCGAGGGGGATTTTGGAAAGGAGAACAGGTGGCTGGAGAAGGAGGGGCGGTTCCAGCTCAACCGGATGGTCGGGCCGACAGACATAATAGAGATGTACCGGGGGCTGTGGAAAATCGAGGAGTCTTTCAGGGTCACCAAGACCGAACTCCAGGCAAGGCCGGTGTACGTTTCCCGGAAAGACCGCATCCAGGCGCATTTCCTCACCTGCTTCATCTCGCTGCTCATTGTGAGGATCCTGGAGCAGAAGCTCGGCGGCGAGTATTCGACCGAGCAGATGCTGACAAGCCTGAGACAGGCAAATGTGGCACAGCTGGATGAGCGCCATTTCCTGACGCTCTACTATGACCGGTTGCTCCAGTCACTGAAGGAGAAGCTCGGCATCGAGTTCGGCAGGAACGTGTATACCAAGGAGAATATCAAGAAGATGATGGGTAATGCCA
The DNA window shown above is from Maridesulfovibrio ferrireducens and carries:
- a CDS encoding IS1634 family transposase; translated protein: SMFVQTIPEKKTGRTLIVFVEGYRERGKVKQRHIRRIGYLDEFEHLYADPIAHFKQVAKKETAEMKEKDRPITIELAPEALLPFSKETDAYDCVKNIGYAAVSKVLYELGIPKFIDSRRKYLKLSYNLTEVMKLLVYERILHPDSKRATWFGKGRYFDKMDFDLNAVYRSLSIFNSYRDDLMVHLHKVMVERFGRDTTLLFYDVTNYYFEIEDEDGFRMKGVSKENRPLPIVQMGLFMDEKGLPVAYELFPGNTNDSKTFPPMSQKVREKLHLVHLVFVADKGMMSGTNVAEIITNHNGYVFSKSVRKAKQTTRDYIRAQDGYVRYDGNGNEIEATDLTTEVSFMYKISNGVTDLNVDDVDGEKRKAKGIGQYEIIFWSRKYAKRAKLERANAVERAMAASHTKSKDVVDNNHGKNKYLKTVIKDPKTGKAMDKYDAQVQFDFAKLDEDESLDGYYILETNVVGWRPLHDAKGKGTGEFEGDFGKENRWLEKEGRFQLNRMVGPTDIIEMYRGLWKIEESFRVTKTELQARPVYVSRKDRIQAHFLTCFISLLIVRILEQKLGGEYSTEQMLTSLRQANVAQLDERHFLTLYYDRLLQSLKEKLGIEFGRNVYTKENIKKMMGNAKKAGPPAQEKL